From Longimicrobiaceae bacterium, one genomic window encodes:
- a CDS encoding GMC family oxidoreductase N-terminal domain-containing protein, translating into MLPLSPSRRATLQALCSRIVPTCPPETDLRAAVEARLAEGDPEVARQVAALLALFGHPAAGLLFSGRPRRFASLPPEAQDACLRDWETSRIPLRRTVFQAFRRLVLATFYGLPESHAGIGYLGPFHERAALHPWEGALPGAPSDAEPVARAPEPALPPAPGTVTPAMRAVVVRGDALAGETRIRADVCVVGTGAGGAVAAARLAEAGHEVVVLEEGGFWTAEELNEREPDMVARLYADQGARATDDLAVSIVQGRTVGGSTAVNWLIMLPTPEWVLDEWAREHGTEGMRAADLAPVFARVEAETHTRCVPDDAHNPSNRILLDGAARLGWSARAARINARGCVRSGMCGLGCRYDARQGAAVAYLPRALAAGARVYADVRVD; encoded by the coding sequence ATGCTCCCGCTCTCCCCGTCCCGGCGCGCCACGCTGCAGGCGCTCTGCAGCCGCATCGTTCCCACGTGCCCCCCGGAGACCGACCTCCGTGCGGCGGTGGAGGCCCGCCTGGCCGAGGGCGACCCGGAGGTGGCGCGGCAGGTCGCCGCTCTCCTCGCCCTGTTCGGCCACCCCGCCGCCGGGCTCCTGTTCTCCGGGCGCCCCCGGCGCTTCGCCTCCCTCCCTCCGGAGGCGCAGGACGCCTGCCTGCGCGACTGGGAGACGAGCCGGATCCCGCTGCGGCGCACCGTGTTCCAGGCGTTCCGCCGGCTGGTGCTCGCCACCTTCTACGGGCTCCCGGAGAGCCATGCGGGGATCGGCTACCTGGGCCCCTTCCACGAGCGCGCGGCGCTCCACCCCTGGGAGGGCGCGCTCCCCGGCGCCCCCTCGGACGCGGAGCCGGTGGCGCGCGCGCCGGAGCCCGCCCTGCCGCCCGCCCCCGGCACGGTCACTCCGGCGATGCGCGCCGTGGTGGTGCGCGGGGACGCGCTGGCGGGGGAGACGCGGATCCGCGCGGACGTGTGCGTGGTGGGGACGGGCGCAGGCGGGGCGGTGGCGGCGGCGCGGCTGGCGGAGGCCGGGCACGAGGTGGTGGTGCTGGAGGAGGGCGGCTTCTGGACAGCGGAGGAGCTGAACGAGCGCGAGCCGGACATGGTCGCCCGCCTCTACGCGGACCAGGGGGCGCGCGCCACGGACGACCTGGCCGTCTCCATCGTGCAGGGGCGGACGGTGGGCGGGAGCACCGCCGTCAACTGGCTGATCATGCTGCCCACGCCGGAGTGGGTGCTGGACGAGTGGGCGCGGGAGCACGGCACGGAGGGGATGCGCGCGGCCGACCTCGCGCCGGTCTTCGCCAGGGTGGAGGCGGAGACGCACACCCGCTGCGTCCCGGACGACGCGCACAACCCCTCCAACCGGATCCTCCTGGACGGCGCGGCGCGGCTGGGGTGGAGCGCCCGTGCGGCCCGGATCAACGCGCGGGGGTGCGTCCGCTCGGGGATGTGCGGGCTGGGGTGCCGCTACGACGCGCGCCAGGGCGCCGCGGTCGCCTACCTCCCCCGCGCCCTCGCCGCGGGTGCGCGGGTCTACGCGGACGTTCGGGTGGAC